Within Labrus bergylta chromosome 18, fLabBer1.1, whole genome shotgun sequence, the genomic segment AACATATTTTGACTTTTAAGGTCTCAACAAGATTATGGTTTACAGAGGGGTTTAAGGGGAAAATCATCAACTTTTTGTTGGGGTAAAGATTAGATTTCCAAATACACCTGCACAGATTGCTCCATATTCAATTGAAATCTTTCTTTACTCTGAGGGTAAGTATGAAAAATGGGATTACACAATTTATTAATAGAAAGAAACCAAAATGAGTAAACCGAGTCCGACcataaaaaaggtttaaaaaaaagtacatctcCAAGTGATCATCTGAGAACACTGATTTATTCTTCTTACTTTCTTTCCAGAGGGAGGGGTACACAGGAAGGGCTTAGGAAAGTGTTTGTTCTCCAAGAAAATTGCACAGGTACTTAAAGTTAATTGAGTAGgtcaagaaaaacaagaatgaTGTACCTGGAATTTCTCATTTATAGCTTCCCTTCATAAAAATGGATTTGCTGTAGAATTTGTGGCTTGATGGCATGATGATTACAGCTGTGCCAAATGCAGATGGCCTGAAAAAGACCCATTATAATCTGTTAATTCGATGCAACTCTGCCAAACAATATGTTGCAGAAATGGAAGAAAGTACAGCTATAAAATACAGTGGGTTGATCATAAAACAAATTTGTGCTTAACCCAGGAACAACTTTTGCTAGAAAAAGTAAGTCAGGAGCTTTACCTACATTTTTCTTGCTGAACAGGTTAATCAAGCACATTTCGGGAGGCCTGGCGTGCGATTGAATGCTAAGAACAGGGCTATTGAAATTCAGTGTCCTCGACAGCTCTTACTCAATCTGAAGCAGTCCTATTAgactaaataaatgaattatcaCCCAAATAAAGATGTGAGGCAGCACATCATTTGCTCTTTTTAATGTCCCATTAATGACCAAATTCTCAAATCCAGAGTCCGGAAACTCACTGATTATGTACACATTGGAACCTGACATGTAGAGAAAGAGGGGAGTGTATGATATGGTGCTTTTATACGATGTTTAAAATTCAATGACAGCCATTTTCccctttcattattttattaatttttaagTCCCAACTTTATCTAACTATCAACACAGTGCTGCAGGATAGCTGTTTGTGAGCACAATCGTTAACCATGCTTTAAATAGCTGTGATCAGTGTTTTGCATGCAcaattttcttctcttttaaaaaatggattttttttttcacagacaGTGCCCCCTAGTGCCAATAACATTAGCTTGCTTCTAATACGCAATATTCGACCATTTGGTTTACATTCTTGTTACCGATAACGGTTTAAGAATTTCTTCCCTCTTCTGTTCTTTATTTGAGCTAAATTCAACTCACACTATAATCCagtaaatatttaataaaatgtttgacttgaaatatactatttcagaaaataaagaatggCTTGATCAAATGAAGAAACACCTGGGGAAAATGATGGCACAATATAAAGAAGCTGATGAtctgacattttgttgtttGCAACATGTGAATCTTGGCTCTGAGGTACCCTATGGTTTAACATCTTACATTTCCCCAAAAGGAAAAAGTAATAAAAGATCTGTAGAAATGTTAGCAACCGAGGCAGAGATGCCATTTTAATGACTAGTTAAAAACTGCAAATGGTGCTCCAATGTTAGCCCTAATACAGATCCAAAGCCTCTTTGGTAATATAGCTCCCCCTTCTTAGACACCCATTCCAAGGTTTACTGAACATCATGTCTCAAAGTTTGGAAAGTGAATATGATCAACATGTggaattttttaaaatatctggaTAAATGGTTGGAATAACAGCAAAAAGGGAGGAAAGTCAATCTGcaagaaaaaatgtttattcCTTGTAAACCTCACAGAGCGAGACCACAGCCAAGGTCAGACCTGGGGAGAAACAGAGCAGTGACTGTGGgcatagaaaacaaaaaacaaacaaaacacttttctaTACTTTCAACAATCAGTTGACCACACAACTGACTAATCTgtaatttcacttttttttttcaggagccAATGACAGCTATCTGAGCGCCAAAAGCTTCTCCATTTACAATGGGTGAAAACCACACGCATAACAATGACAATTTCTGATGATGCTGAACCCATATCAGACTCAAGCAATTTTATCCCAGCATGAAAATAATaccagaaacaggaagttaagAAACTGCTTTTAAACAGCCACATGCCCAACAGTTGTAAATACTGTaacattcacaaaataaattTGACTTTCTAGTCCTTTACTTTTAACTACAGTCTACTACAAACAGGTGACCACGTTCTCTACCTGCTTAACAGAAACTTCCACTAAGTGATATTCAACTGGATATTTAACTAACATGTTGGCCAATGTATTTGCAGTACATTCTCGAGAACATTACTAAAGAAACAAGCATTTTAGTCTTGGCACATGAACTGAAGTTGAGGATTAattaaaattatattaaaattggCATTTcagaatttttctttttacattgcACAGTCTATACAGTTTCCCTTTAAAACAGCTTGTTTTACTATAGTGCAACTTTAAGTTGAAATTCAAAAAACAAAGGTGAGGGCAGCAGCTACATCTACAGATTTGGGGTTTACCAACAGAAGAGATTAACTGCAAGTGGACATGTGATGAGCCGGAGACCTGAATGTAGTAGACTCTGTGGTGGCTAACATCATGTCAAGAAACTGACAGTAGGCAAATCCGAGTACGGTGATAAGTCTTGGACCTGGTGCCGTAtactgtatctttttttttttttttttttttttttaacgtaaGGGACAAGGCTGCCCTCATGTGGACACCATGGATCAGTTTCCCTAACAGACGGGAGTGAAAAACCATTTCAGCATCCAAAGGCAACTTTGTCCCACTGTACTGGATGAGGTCTACCACTCATTCAGAAGGGTTGGGCTAGCTGGATCTCTTTATCAAACTCACTCTATATCTTCAACTCAAGGCACTGTGATTATGACAACTAATAAAAGACGATGCCGAGAATCGCACAGAAACTGGTACAATATACAGACTTCTCTTACTCAAAAAATACAGATGGATAAACCATGTGTCCAATAATGGTCAAGAATAGGAGCTGCTTGGGTTCATTTAAGTTTGAGGCCTATTATTCTGCTTCCAACACAAGATCCTTTCAAACTAACCAAAGCATCTGAGAGAAGGATTCATTtgtcttaaaatataaaatatatctgTGTCGGAGTCTGTGCTGACTTTGCACTACATTCCTCTGGTTGTTCAGTTGTTGCCATTTTACCTTAGGAGAAATTGGGATACAGTAAGGCTGTATGATAAATTGTTTCGTAATTTtttggtgggaaaaaaaacaacctaaaatTAAGAGTTTCCCCAGGATAAACGAGCGGGTAATTGGTTTCAGGTTGTTGCAGTTGTGGGACTAGTGGAAAGATAGAGCAACACCCTTGAGATGCAGATATATACCCAATTCTGTGAGGTTTCACAAAACTTGAGAAAAGGGGCTTTCCTAATTGAAATGTGATTtcctttttaagtttttttttgtcttttgttttaacTACAACAAATACAGTCACACAATACAACATCCTTCTGACCTGGCGtgggaaaataataaaaccCAAGAAAAACAATGTTCTCAGCTGCAGACATGCTGAGCAGAATGGAAGATGGTGGGTCTGCAGGGGACATAAAATGACAAGATGGAGAAAGCATGGGGCAGGACAGAACGTTCACTTTTTGAGTGGCTGGTAAACAGAGGCATTGGGGTCTAGGCCAGAGGGATTGGTGTCCATGAACTTGGAGGAGTAGTGGGGGGCAACAGGGGGCATGCTGCTGGTGTCAGCTGTGTAGGAGATGCTAGGCATAACGGCCATCACTTCGGCTATCTTCTGCTTCAGATCTTTTATCTCCTGGTCCTTTTGCAGGATCTGACCTGAAAACCGACATCCAAAAGGTCAgttcaaagtaaaagtaaacCTTGGGAGATATGGTCAAACATTTTGTAggtgtgtttgtcctttatagTATAGTAAGtataatgtgtaaataaatgtgttttactgTTATTCTTGCTCACCTTGTGCAATCTCAAGCTGTCGTTTGGCATCTCCCAGTGCAGAGAAAAGGTCCAGTTTGATCCTGGTCTCTGCACTGAGGCTGTTCTCCAGGTGCTGTGTCTTGTCCTGCATGGCTGACAGCGCTGACATCAgtacctctgtgtctttttcgtTCTCCTTATATTTATGAAGTTCCTGATATATGATAGAGAAGAGACAAAGTGTTGGTCAAGTCAGGGGGCTAATGGTTGGATTGAGCGGCATGTAAATTGCTTTTTTCAAAAGAcctatacaaaaaaacaacttcttaGCAGTAAGGTGCTGTTAAAAAAATCTCTAGAAATAGCTTTGACgacaagaaattaaaataaaatcaagtgTCTTCTCATACAAAGTCTATGTAATCTGCATTTCATGAAATCTAAGGCTCAATATTGTTCAGATTTCATCAATGGCTAATTGACTTGAGATGTAACAATTCTACTactcagcattttttttcagcagTCAGATGCACTGTGAGATATAAGGAGGTGGGGAAAATATCTTCATGCTGCCATGAACACGTTGATATGTACATACTTTACATTGTTTATAACTGACTTGGGACAATGCTGCTAAAGGCTTTCGTTATAGACAATCCAAAATATTCCTGCATTGctatgcagaaacaaaaagctcCTTAGTAAACTGTGATAGTGCAATCACAGCCTGTTACTCCACTACTGTACTGGGCAAATGTTCTTAAATATGACATGATGATAAAGGGATAAATTAGCATTCAATAATATTCAATTATTTACTATTTTTTTCTAACCTTgacaaacaatatttttttaatcacaaattGCCCAAAAACTTACCTGAACTTTCAATTCAAGCTCTCTGATCATGTCTTCCTTTTGCTTGATGTCCATCGttagttttttacactctgtttctAATTCAGTGATTCGCCGCCGCAACGTGTCTGTACACTCCCCTCTGAAAACATAGAGGGAAAAGACAGCAGATCATTTATGTCAGTGCTTAAAACACATCATTACTTGTGGGGTACAAGTAAGTAAAATGAGTAAAAAGTTTATCAAAAGCTGAATTTCAAATGATGTACCTGGATGCTGCTGCTAGTGCCACTGCTCTTGCTGCTGTGGCCTCCTCTAACTTCTTTCGCTTCTTTTCCTCAGCAAGCTGTTTCTCTGCGCTGGCTCGAGCCTCCTGTTCTGCTTTGAGCCTCTTCTCCAATTGGCCCACTGCCTGTTTGTCCTTTTGCTTTGCCTGCACAGCATTATGGAGCCTAAAAGTGCACAGGTGAACATATCTTAGCACTAACAGCAAATTTCAAATATACAGAATTAGTAGTAGAAGTAGTACATCCAGTTGTTCAGTTTTTGAGTTGTCACATTTTTGTTGGTTTATCTTGTAGTGACTTCTCTTGCAAACATTACCCAAACAGGAATTAGCTTGGAAATGAACGCCTTTTTGCAATGGAAGTTAATGTGATGATTTAATAGGTATTCACTTCAATAACTAGTGTGACCTTCACCCTGCTATGATCTACTGAAAGGTATCCCCACTCACTTGTTTTGAAGCAGCTCGTTCTCTTGGCGCAGTTGGCCCAGTTCAGTGCGTATGGAGCGCTCAGCGCTGCCCAGTGAGCCAATCTGGCTGCGCAGATCCTGCTCAACCTGCCGGCTGGCCTGGAGGTCTGCCTTTAACTTCTTAACATCCTGCTCCAATCTGTCCCATTAAGGAAAGTGAACAGACGTGGGACATGAAAATGTTGCTATGACATTAAACTTAAGTCTTAAGTGCATTGAAATTCAATCCTCAAACTCAATGTTATACCACAGTATCACTTCATTTTTATGTTAAGGAAAGAGGTATACTTTTATGATGGTCTACACTGATTAAACCAATTAAATCAAGTAAAAACTAAATTTTAATTACTTCTAGCCTGAACATACCTTCACACCAAAGACTGCCTTAAAATCTTCATCTGCATTTAGGTCAACATAACACAAGCATAATGAATTTAATGACAACCTTGGTCCAATAAAAATCCCATTATCAAAACGACCACCTGCTTGCAATATTTGGTTTCACAACTGATGGTGACGAAAGCTCATCAGAGTAAGAGCCGATTTTCAAGGAGCTTTAACCAGCTGTGAAATATAAGtgatttactttaaaaacacaataactaCATAGTCTTGTGATTGATGCatcaaaacactttaaagaggtcatattctgcccttttttgGGGTTCGTTTATTTAATGTATGTACCTTCTAaaatatgttcacaatagctaaagtttgccgtaattggtcagtcgctcagcacggttctcggaaatgtcacgccccttttaccatattgggaatgcagccactttggttCTGAAGgcagcaaaaacattagcaccttagcactactgtgcaactgcaggctacagcatatcgtgggcgtgctacagaagttaacgggcatgcaacatgagctgcagggcttgccaaaacgagccaatgggcttagatcagtgatgtcacactgacaagacgtcacaccgGCAAaattttttcgaggggggctagaactgagcgttacatgcagctaatgctacagctaacaggaggacgtaggagaagccgcgtttccgcggactttgaatttttgcacatagatgtgcctaaacatgcacaggacacttggaaaacacactaaagcatataaaaccagaaaaagcataatatgacccctttaaaataaagagcagCCTGCTACAGAGTTTCAGTTGATAAtacagtgaagcagcaaaaaaaatggaaggaaAAATGTTAACCGGATACATGTATGAAATACCATAGTACTTTGTAGCGCAACAAATATTTAAGAACGTCAACCTTAGTCAGCCGTGAGGCAGGTTATATTTCAGTGTGCACAGTGGTGTTATACAGGAAAAAAGATACATTGAGAAGTATGGCTAACTTGTAAATAGACTTGagtttatatagtgcttttattatttattagtaTTATAAACTGGGTCTTAATATCAGTATCAGAATCaatctaaatggtaaatggacttgagcttgtaaagtgctttcctagtcttctgacaactcacaGCGCTTCtgcactgcatgtcacacctacccatccaCACaatgatggcagtggttgctatgtagtgagaccattagaaataactaatcccattcattcacTGTCATAAgccactgacgaagcagcaggagcaatttggggttaagtgtcttgcccaaagacacatcggacatgtagctgcaggaactggggatcgaaACCTCGACTAGGGCTGGGCAATGATCGAAAATTATGTCGGccgtttggacacattttgtctttagggaagaTGACACCGAAccaaaagaagtcaaatgtaaacactgcggaaaaactgtttgcaagaatgcaagttatttttttctacatggCTCAAGTCAACTCTGGTCTTGGTTGCTGTAGAGTACTGTTGTGAATGGCCTGCTTAAGCAGACCCAATTTTAAAAGGATTATACTCAGTCATACTCACCAGTATGTTTAATATGCTACATAACAAGTAAGTCATTTTATACTGTTGTTGTTGCCATTGCTACAATAGGTcctattcactttttttttaattgttgctgctgtttgtacATCTGTCTGTTTTTTGCTCGTCTCTATCCATCTCATAACTGTTCACCAATGAGTATGGTTCTGCTTGAGGATTATTAGGTTTCAAAGTACTTCAGATATTTTGACAAACAGTTTGGTATAGATGCTCCAGTTGTAACGTTTTACAAACTGTATATCTACATGTCTATACAAAAGGTAGCATATACAGCATAAGTAATAGTTCATTTCATTATAATCCTGGTAGTGTGGTTAGTAATAGTATAGCAGATCAGGGTACAGTTATGTATTCATGAAAAAGTCTGTGTCTGAACACGTTTCTTACCTAACAAGTGCTTCTGGCTTACTCAGCTGGTTGTTGGGGATACAGTTGTCCGTGGGATCCCTGTGGGAGCCACCTGAATTTCCCTTCCCCACTGCTAACTTGTGCTTCTTCTCATTCTTCCCCATGGAAGAGGAAGCTGATGATGCAGAGGAGGGCACGCTGCCGTTGGTGGCACTATGGCCACGGGGTGAGGAGTTGAGCGTTGCAGAATTGCTGCTagcatttttgtagtttttggaggaggaggatgaggaggatgagcaAGAAGAATTGTTGTCCTCTTTAAGCAACAGGTTCTCTGTGCTGCCCAGCTCTGTGGTCAGTCTCTTGTTGTTCATATGGTTCTCCATATACTCCATCTCCTGGAGTTTAGAGTCCACTGATGATGGTAGGATGTTGTTGTGCTGCTTTTTAGCATCGCCACCACCCCttccctctttccctttttctctaTACTCTAACTCCGGCATTGGTGCCGATGTCTTTTTATTGGCTGGGGCACCATTCTGAGATACTGGCGGTGTGTCCACTTCAGATATTCctttagctgctgctgctgctgctgctgctgtgtgtataAGAGGGAGGGGTATGGGATAAATATGCAATTTATATACCAACATTAACTTAAGCTTTCTATTGTCTCTTTACCAAAAGTTAATTTTCCATTTCTGAAGAATGACTTGTGTAGCAATGTGAGAACTGACATAGGATTCACCTGAGTTATGAAAGACATGTATAGCTGCCACCACAGACATCTAGTAGAGAAGAAAATGCTTCACACCCTGCCGATGTACATCAGATTTGCTTGTTTGAGCTTGATTAAAAGATTCATGATAAAACAACAATGACTAGAGAAAAGCCTAttcaattaaaattaaatgaacagGACAAAACTCTATTGCCAACCTATTAGTCTAGAAAGATCTAACATAATCCTCAGATGGTTTGAATTTGAAcaaactttacagaaaaaaagtcaaactacaAAAACATACCCATCTTTATGTATCAGGTCTACATTTACCGtgagagttgtttttttcagcgAAGCACCAATCTCAACACTTTAATTACTGGAGCAGTGCCACACAGACCAAATTACCTCACGATCACCAGTAATGTTTTCATctgaaaaatgtcttcaatCCGATTAAAGTCATTCAaacttgtttgtttacatgaacaacaaataaaataatccGATTaggatgtgtgtgtacttgcatcaatcattcaatcagaaaaaaaaaaacattctggcATGCGCAGATATATCCTACTGTTCTTATCTGCCTGAAATAGCAGCAAAAGAAGCTTTCCTTCTTGGTAACATACATGAAAAAAGTGCTTTAACTTGTGAGATATTGATGCATCTTGATTGATGGAACGTAAATGGGCGTGAGATCAATTTAAAGCACAAGTCAAgctctgttgtgtgtttattcCACCTAGGGCTGGGTATCGTTCAAAATTTTCGAAACCAATACCTTGACTTCATTACCGATTCCTAAACGATACTTTTTTCGATACCAATTTTGTCAAAtccattttaacaaaaaaaaaattaccttACACATTATGATTAaaatctttagttttattttccatggcattttaaaacattcaaagcagTTTCATAACATGAGAATATAAACCATTTTACCCTAATGTGGTTTAACTAAAGTTGTCTGTTGCAATTGATCTCACGCAATTGTTAATGTCACACTGTCTGTTTTGATCTCGTTGACATTTTTCTAAACTTCACGATGCACACTGTAGTCAAGCCtctcaaaacacaacaacagacacgtTTGCCCCATCTGGTTAAGCAGCCAATCACCAGCATTATTAGAGCCTGGTACAACAAGCATGCTGCATGCTTATTGGCACACTGACGCTGATGGTAGGTATGACAGGTATCGAAATTTGGTATTGAATGAAAAGCCATTTTTGGATACTCTGTAGTCTTTAAGCTATTCGATCCTTGCCAAAAAAAGTATCGAATTCGATACCCAGCCCTAATTCCaccattattattataatggtgaattattattattacttttggCCAAGTTTCTGGTAAACATGCCAGTCGCGTGCAGATATAATTAGCCTGTGTTGAAACAAACATCACTGTCACTGCACGATTCCAGATGTTGCTCTTCCACTCTCCCTCTCGCTGAGCAACAGAgatctcatcctcctctctcacgTCAGTGACTTGGGATATCTGCATTTTATtaacctttttcttcttctcttttgaaTTAAGCCG encodes:
- the maco1b gene encoding macoilin-2 isoform X1; its protein translation is MKRRNADCSKLRRPLKRNRITEGIYGSTFLYLKFLVVWALVLLADFVLEFRFEYLWPFWLFIRSVYDSFRYQGLAFSVFFVCVAFTSDIICLLFIPVQWLFFAASTYVWVQYVWHTERGVCLPTVSLWILFVYIEAAIRFKDLKNFHVDLCRPFAAHCIGYPVVTLGFGFKSYVSYKMRLRKQKEVQKENEFYMQLLQQALPPEQQMLQRQEREAEEAAAAAAAAAKGISEVDTPPVSQNGAPANKKTSAPMPELEYREKGKEGRGGGDAKKQHNNILPSSVDSKLQEMEYMENHMNNKRLTTELGSTENLLLKEDNNSSCSSSSSSSSKNYKNASSNSATLNSSPRGHSATNGSVPSSASSASSSMGKNEKKHKLAVGKGNSGGSHRDPTDNCIPNNQLSKPEALVRLEQDVKKLKADLQASRQVEQDLRSQIGSLGSAERSIRTELGQLRQENELLQNKLHNAVQAKQKDKQAVGQLEKRLKAEQEARASAEKQLAEEKKRKKLEEATAARAVALAAASRGECTDTLRRRITELETECKKLTMDIKQKEDMIRELELKVQELHKYKENEKDTEVLMSALSAMQDKTQHLENSLSAETRIKLDLFSALGDAKRQLEIAQGQILQKDQEIKDLKQKIAEVMAVMPSISYTADTSSMPPVAPHYSSKFMDTNPSGLDPNASVYQPLKK
- the maco1b gene encoding macoilin-2 isoform X2; translated protein: MKRRNADCSKLRRPLKRNRITEGIYGSTFLYLKFLVVWALVLLADFVLEFRFEYLWPFWLFIRSVYDSFRYQGLAFSVFFVCVAFTSDIICLLFIPVQWLFFAASTYVWVQYVWHTERGVCLPTVSLWILFVYIEAAIRFKDLKNFHVDLCRPFAAHCIGYPVVTLGFGFKSYVSYKMRLRKQKEVQKENEFYMQLLQQALPPEQQMLQRQEREAEEAAAAAAAAKGISEVDTPPVSQNGAPANKKTSAPMPELEYREKGKEGRGGGDAKKQHNNILPSSVDSKLQEMEYMENHMNNKRLTTELGSTENLLLKEDNNSSCSSSSSSSSKNYKNASSNSATLNSSPRGHSATNGSVPSSASSASSSMGKNEKKHKLAVGKGNSGGSHRDPTDNCIPNNQLSKPEALVRLEQDVKKLKADLQASRQVEQDLRSQIGSLGSAERSIRTELGQLRQENELLQNKLHNAVQAKQKDKQAVGQLEKRLKAEQEARASAEKQLAEEKKRKKLEEATAARAVALAAASRGECTDTLRRRITELETECKKLTMDIKQKEDMIRELELKVQELHKYKENEKDTEVLMSALSAMQDKTQHLENSLSAETRIKLDLFSALGDAKRQLEIAQGQILQKDQEIKDLKQKIAEVMAVMPSISYTADTSSMPPVAPHYSSKFMDTNPSGLDPNASVYQPLKK
- the maco1b gene encoding macoilin-2 isoform X3 encodes the protein MKRRNADCSKLRRPLKRNRITEGIYGSTFLYLKFLVVWALVLLADFVLEFRFEYLWPFWLFIRSVYDSFRYQGLAFSVFFVCVAFTSDIICLLFIPVQWLFFAASTYVWVQYVWHTERGVCLPTVSLWILFVYIEAAIRFKDLKNFHVDLCRPFAAHCIGYPVVTLGFGFKSYVSYKMRLRKQKEVQKENEFYMQLLQQALPPEQQMLQRQEREAEEAAAAAAAKGISEVDTPPVSQNGAPANKKTSAPMPELEYREKGKEGRGGGDAKKQHNNILPSSVDSKLQEMEYMENHMNNKRLTTELGSTENLLLKEDNNSSCSSSSSSSSKNYKNASSNSATLNSSPRGHSATNGSVPSSASSASSSMGKNEKKHKLAVGKGNSGGSHRDPTDNCIPNNQLSKPEALVRLEQDVKKLKADLQASRQVEQDLRSQIGSLGSAERSIRTELGQLRQENELLQNKLHNAVQAKQKDKQAVGQLEKRLKAEQEARASAEKQLAEEKKRKKLEEATAARAVALAAASRGECTDTLRRRITELETECKKLTMDIKQKEDMIRELELKVQELHKYKENEKDTEVLMSALSAMQDKTQHLENSLSAETRIKLDLFSALGDAKRQLEIAQGQILQKDQEIKDLKQKIAEVMAVMPSISYTADTSSMPPVAPHYSSKFMDTNPSGLDPNASVYQPLKK